The following are from one region of the Channa argus isolate prfri chromosome 6, Channa argus male v1.0, whole genome shotgun sequence genome:
- the LOC137129486 gene encoding uncharacterized protein, translated as MGHFCPQGSRSPKPCPVGSFLPEPGAFSPSHCHDCPPGKYCFSPALSQPTGLCFAGFFCSGGADSPTPRANSSLFSCLHEILDVYATKTEAAFWIQNASCFNNSDDFESDLGWTEGVMLLQADSDHIVTHTPPCLKKPHYACSTYRGDICPRGFYCPIGSAYPQPCDAGSFCNQTGLDTTSGSCAEEYYCPKGSVDPHATLCPTGHYCPFGTPLPLPCPPGTIKSFLGGSTIKSCQLCPPGHYCHQSGRAEPSGQCAEGYYCPEGQSSERPQQHVCSAGHYCEKVSHPVLVLKLLSVITAESCM; from the exons ATGGGACACTTCTGTCCTCAGGGCAGTCGGTCACCCAAACCCTGTCCTGTAGGCAGCTTCCTCCCAGAGCCTGGAGCTTTCTCCCCTTCTCACTGCCACGATTGCCCCCCGGGGAAATACTGCTTCAGTCCTGCACTCTCACAGCCCACAG GTCTGTGTTTTGCAGGTTTCTTCTGTTCTGGAGGTGCAGACAGTCCCACGCCTCGAGCCAACTCCTCTTTGTTCAGTTGTCTTCATGAAATACTGGACGTTTATGCCACAAAGACAGAGGCTGCCTTTTGGATACAAAATGCCTCCTGCTTTAATAACTCTGATGATTTTg AGAGTGACTTGGGTTGGACTGAAGGGGTAATGTTGCTGCAGGCAGACTCCGACCATATTGTGACTCACACACCGCCGTGTCTCAAGAAGCCACATTATGCGTGTTCCACCTACAGAGGAGATATATGCCCTAGGG gtttttacTGTCCCATAGGTTCTGCCTATCCCCAGCCCTGTGACGCTGGTTCTTTTTGTAACCAGACTGGTTTAGACACAACTTCAGGGTCCTGTGCTGAAGAATATTACTGCCCCAAAGGCTCTGTAGACCCCCATGCTACCCTTTGCCCAACAGGACACTATTGCCCCTTTGgcactcctcttcctctgccctGCCCTCCTGGAACAATAAAAA GTTTCCTTGGTGGATCTACAATTAAGTCTTGCCAGCTGTGTCCTCCAGGTCACTACTGCCACCAGAGTGGCAGAGCTGAGCCAAGTGGCCAGTGTGCAGAAGGCTACTACTGTCCTGAGGGGCAGAGTTCTGAGAGACCACAACAACATGTCTGCTCAGCAGGACATTACTGTGAGAAGGTCAGCCATCCAGTATTAGTCCTCAAGCTATTGTCAGTCATCACTGCTGAATCTTGTATGTGA